The Camarhynchus parvulus chromosome 19, STF_HiC, whole genome shotgun sequence genomic sequence GCTTTTAGATTATTCAACACAAACAGACATCTGCCAGAGAAGATCTAGAGCAGTTGAAAGCAGGAATTAAAGCAAAGCTTCCTTCCTTTAGACTTCCACAAGGGTTGTGAGCATTTTAAAGAGGTTTAAGCTTTGGCTTAATTGCAAGTGAAAATCCTGAGTATTAGTAAACAGAATCAATGGCATAGCAAAGCACAACAATATGAATGGAATCCAGGGGCATAATCCTGCACACAAAGAATTGTTCTCTCTTacagatccttttttttttcagctggacAACAACTACAGAATAAGGTGATTACtaccagaaacaaaaatgtaatttttctttagcCTTTCCCTGCTAAACATCTCCAGTAAATTTAGATAGgagtggggggaaaaggagTATAAAACAAGTGACAAGAGAAGGAAATTCAAtgtatgaatttaaaaaaaagaaagaaagaaaaagctagaaaataaagcaaacttACACCATGATCAAGAGCGTAATTAGCATCTGTCACAAAGGTGACTGGTCTGGAGGGGTCGAGAGCTTTAGTGTGAGCTATCACTGTCCTGTTTGCAAACAGTAAAGCAAGAGTTCAACAACagcatggagcagcacagcccctctccccaggcTCTGTGTCCTTCCACCCCCCAGACCGAGCTGCTTTTGATTTAGCAGCCAGTGTTTGAGTGAAATAAAGAGAATATCTGTCACCAAGTGGTTGCTACGCCACCTGAAAAGGAGCAGAGTGGAAGCACACCAAGCACAGGCATGTGGgtggtgccagcagctcagaAGGTGGAGGGACAGTTGAGTTTGAGGACAAAACTGTAAAAAGGGCAATGGGAAGTGTCTGAACAACTCCTGGGATGTGGCCCTGAggccctgtgccacagcaggcAGAGGTTGGATGTTTCTGAGGAAGCCCTGAGTGAGGGAGATGGGACAGAATGGGAGAGtcaagctctgctgctgccctggcattGCAGGAGGGTGGTGGAACATGCTGAAGAATGAAACTCACACTTCTCTCTTAATGTACCTCAGCTCCCAGGGACATTCTGCTGCCCATtgcacagctgcctctgggctACCCAAAGCTTAAATCTCTTTAGAAATAAACcaagggggctgcagggactcAAAGCAGTGGCTTTGAAGTGGGAAGCCACAGGACAAATAAGCAGCACTGACTGCAGAACCTTGTGTTCAGAATGAAAGGCCAgttatttttacagctttgcTGGAAATCTCAAAGGATTCAGCACTCATCTTCCAGTGCTAACAAGGAATATTCCATTCTCACCAGGTCTGGTTTTACTCAACCCTCAGCTCAAGAAGAGATGATCAAACCTAGTGGACTCCAGGGAATTTTGTGGAGTCTTGGTGGGTCTGAACCAACACGTTGGGACAGTTCTGAGCATCAGTTCCACACATACAGCATTTCTATTTTAGTTTGCATCCACAGGTTCAGCTCCAGTGTTCCCAAAAAACACCTGCCCTCCCTTTACTACCTCACTGTGCCATCCCAAAGGAAGAAGAGGCATCATCTGCCAGGAGATGAGGAGCAGAGGCACTTACTTGAAGTAGTGAgcagctgggggcagctctgaggcCGGCTCATTGGCCACTGACCACATGACCACCGAGGGCCTGTTCTTATCCCTACGCACCAGCTCCTCCATCACTGCCaggtggtgctgcagggacCTGTTCCCAAAGCTCTCTCTGCAACACAGAAGGAGGTGAGGGTGTAAAATCCATCCATTTCCCTGGGGAAACTCAGCACAGCAGATGCTGAGGATGGctgtcactataggacatgGAAGAACGCAAGCGCGCACCGCTGCTCTccaggtgaagaaaaaaaagggaagattattttctgactccaacgtttatagttttccaagagtgacagtggattggagggtgacagtgctacctctccaatgacactggatgAACTAgcagtccatcaaatttctcctcctccataaaggaatgcaaaacaatgagttatttacagaaagtgcgTGAGACAGTTCACTACaaaaatgtcaacatcagaaagcttaaaaaatcttaaaaaatcaaagtgacAGATGGCTTCTGCCCTATTTCCCCAAAGTTTACTGCACAGTTCAGGGCCATGGTTTGGGCTCATTAATGGAGCCATGTGGCAAAATGTGGCAAAATGCCCTCATCATGAGGCATTGCCCAACATCAAGAGGCACCACCAGTGGCGCAACGGGACATTTCCAAACAGAACAAAGTACTCCCATTATCAGCACTGAGGACAGAAGTGTAAGAGCAGTAAAGGGACCgtgggagcagctgagaggggagcagaggggcgAGGGCAGGGCGTGCTGGCAGCTCTTACGGCAGTTTGATGCCCACCCCCGGGCTCTCGTCGATGACGGCGATGCCGTAGGCGTCGCACAGGTCCATGATCTCCTCGGCGTAGGGGTAGTGGCTGGTGCGGAACGAGTTGGCCCCCAGCCAGCGCAGCAGGTTGAAATCCTTCACAATCAGGGGCCAGTCCAGGCCTTTGCCACGGATCTGGGGGGAGAGAGCAACCAGCCCTtgtccagccccagctccagccctgcccggggtgGGGAACCTGACAGCCACTGCCACAGTCACAGGTGTTTGGGTTGAAGGGGATCTTAAAGCTCTTatcattccacccctgccatggttgctccaagccctgtccaactggcctggaacacttgcagggatggggcagccacagcttctctgtgcaacctgtgccagggcctccccatcctcacagcAGACTGACTGTCAGCATGGCTGGCTGAAAGCAGAACTGGGAGACGCTTCAGCATCTCCACCAGCACATCCATGTGCCCTGAGGGATGGCAGGAGTGTGGCAGGACTGGGCATGGTGTGGGTGTCCCCTTAGTGCTTAGCCTGGGAGGAGGGtgtgagaggagaggggaggggaggcagcacAGGTGCCACCTGGGCAGTGTGAGCGGAGGTGGCCCTGGGTGTCACACTTACATCTGCATCCTCGTGCTTGTTGACTCCATGGAAGTAGAAGGGCCGGCCATTGATGAGGAACTGGCTGCTGGTGACGTGCACGGTGCGGATGCCCACGGGCAGCGTGTACACATCCTCCAGCAGGGCCCCGTCCAGCTGGGCCTGCATCCTCACCTGTGTGTCCAGGGAGGAACAGGAGGAACCCTCACACGGATGCCCAGGCCTCCCTCCCCTGTCTGGGAGGGAGATTCTGGCCCCacatcccttcccagccctcagcacactgcctgctcctcacggctgctgctcagggggaGCCAGGTCTGACtgaacagaaatacaaatcCAAGGTGTGGAAGCTGGAGGATGAAGAATGAGCCCCTGGATCACCCTTTTTGCTCATCCCAAAAAACTTCAGTGTCTTTTCCCCATGGCATCCCCCCAGGTCATTTCTGTGCCCTGCACCTTGATGCCAGGCAATGACTGCCACATCACCTCCTCCCAGGTGTGACCCTGAGTCCCTGGAAACTCAGAGCAGCTCATCCTCCCTGATTTCTGCACCTGAACATCAGAGCAGCTCATCCTCCCTGATTTCTGCACCTGAACATCACCACTGCCCTTAACTCCCACAGGATCTCCCAGGCTCCAGCTGTTAACTCATCATCTCCCCAGAGGGGATGGATGGACCCTCagtcagcagctcagagcacacTCCAGGAATGCCCTTCTCCCTGCCAGGCCCCTTCAGAAGCTGCCAAAGCCTGATTTGATTAGTGCTTAATTAGCAGAGCCACTCTGGTCACACGCACAGGGCCCGTGAGAGGACAGAGGACAGGCCATATGGCAGTGCCTTAACCCTATTAAACACACccacagaggaggaaatggCACTTTACCTCCAAGGAGTACAGGTATCCAGGGTTCTCGTGCATCAGGTAAGGCCACCAGAGGTTTGGGTTGAGGACTTTGAGCTCTCCCACTGGGCCATCACCTGTAGCCACCACCTTCCCCTCTTGGTCACGTAAACTCAGGGACAAGGAACTGGCTGTGCTGCCAACCACTGACACCTGATACTGCACCCTGGCTGcctcagaggaaacaaaaaacaatcagAGACTGCAGGAGACAGCTCAGCCTCAGGAAAAATCCATTAGGAAACAAATTCAATCAGACTCATGCAGGATattctccctgctgcccttggcACTTCCACTTGGGGcctgagggagctgctctggaccTACCAAGACTGTCTGATGAGGTGGTTGTCACAGTGATGTCATCGATGTAGGCAGCAGGAGTGGTGTACAGCACAACTGGGCGGTGGATCCCAGCATAATTAAAGAAATCAAACTTGGTGTTCTGCACAAAATAGTTCTTGGGGTACCTGAGTGAGCAAGACAGGAGCAAGGCTGCATTACACTTCACTACACAGCTGAAGGCAGTGCAAAATAATCCTGTAAAATATCTTTATGACAGGCTGGATCTGTCTGTCAGCTGCTACACTGAAGGATTTTGCAGTTAACAAAGATTTTCATCCTTCAGGATAGCTGGTACTTGCAGCTTCCAGCTGAATCCAAGCTTCTCAAACCTGCCCTGGATTCAACTTGACAAATCACCCAATCTGGGCACAAAACAGATGCAGTAACTCACTGCTGGTTCCTCACAACTCCACTGACAAATCCACCATAAAGATAACCCCACAGAGGGATTTCTGAACCATCAGCTGAACAAACTCCCCCTCTCCACACCCCTGGGATGAGCCCAGCAGTAAAACACCCCCCAGAACTCACCTTGATTTGTCAGCCATGTACTGGATGGAGCCTGGGGGCAGCGTGTGGGGGGTCAGGGTGTTGTTGAGGGCCACAGTGATGCGGCACAGGgagcctgggctgccctgcaccACGCTGCTGATGTCAGCCTCAAAGGGCAGGTGCCCCCCTTCGTGCTCCACCACCTGCACCCCGTTCACCCACTGCaaggaaaaacaccaaaaaaaagggttattgggattttggggtcagcaCAGCACGGGGAAGGGAAGCCCAGTTACGAGGAACATCAGGGCTCTTGATCTTCAAAGGGTCTTTGAGGGATCAGCCTTGATCTTTGAGGGATTCCCTTTGCTGGGAGCTAGGTCTGGGTCACATCAAGTGTCACTGAGGGacacagtgtcacagacatgttttatgaaaaatcctttcctaaggatttttcctcctgagaagctgagaggcctcaggaacaaaatgtaaacaatggttatctgctgctgtggaatgcaacaggtgcatctgtgattggtctcatgtggttatttctaattaatggtcaatcacagtccagctgtccagactgtctcGGTCAatcacaagcttttgttataattccttttctattcttagctagccttctgatgaaataatttcttctattctcttagtatagttttaatataatatatctcataaaataataaaccagctttctgaaacatggagtcagcattctcctctcttccctcatcctaagacccctgcaaacaccaccccAACAGATCCATTAATCAGGAAATGTTTAGTTaccaaccccaaaactgcagaTGGGATTGGTAACTAAATTAATGGGGCAGATCCATTAATCAGGAAATGTTTAGTTaccaaccccaaaactgcagaTGGGATTGGTAACTAAATTAATGGGGCAGATCCATTAATCAGGAAATGTTTAGTTaccaaccccaaaactgcaGGATCAGAGAAACTGGAATTCATTCTTACTGGGGGAAAGCAGGCACAAGCTCAGAAGGGGATCCAAAATCGAGGCAGGGACGCATTTGCCGAACAAACCACAAAACTGCCTTTAGCCCAGCCTGATTCAGGAGGCACAGGGCCGATGCCCCGAGGCACGTACCACGATGGAGTAGTAATGGGCGCTGCCAAAGCGCAGCACCACCCTGGGGGCGGGATCGCCCTGCAGCCAGCGCAGGGGGAGCAGCACCTCCTTCTCGTACCACACCCAGCCGATGTAATTCTCCAGGCTGGGGTCCTGCGTGATGTCGTTGAAGCTGGCGGGCACCGGCATGTCAATCACAGGGCCGGTCTGGCAGGAATTGCGTGGAAAAGGAAGGAACAGAGAGtttaaaaagaggaattttattACTGGAGGTGTCCCCTTCCACTGACAGCCCTACAGTGCCTTTGCCAAGgggaaatatttgggaaaagctgtttaaaaactGCTGAGATCTCTCACAGCTCCTGTACAAGCCCTGATTAGCACCAGGCACAGGAACCTGCCTGCTCCTACAGGAAACAGctgctcctttcttttcccctcctgctgtacaatgaaatgttttcattaatgGCCCTGgcatcatggaatcacagaagtGAGGAGGGAGAAACCCAAGCCCAGGTTGTTGTTTCAGTGCAAttttttcctgcacagctccagagcaatGTGGGAGTTGTGGTGCTGTTTGTCTGCTAAGAGTTGTAGTAAAAGTGTAACAAAATAATAGATATTTTGGGCAGTaatgggatattttgggatatttttctcCCTGCGGAGAGAGGCTGGGCTGATCCCAAACAGTCTCACTGCATGAAACAACAGAGATTCCTTGGGATTACAACAGAATCCATTCAGTTGCTTATTCCAATATGAAGATTAGAGAGGCAGCCTGACAATACATTGAATATTGGGGAATCCAGATGCTGCTGCCAAGCTGTTCATTTTCAGCACGTTCTGCACTCAGGATGTTGCACAAAGGAGTTCTGCAGTTCTCCTTTCCTGAGGAAGCCTCAGGAAATGGAATGAGGAAGGTCTGGGCACCCAGGGTGGGCATCATGTGCATGGCTGACTCAGCACTGCcgctgcagagcccagagcccccatcAGAAAATCCTACGGGGAAAATCCTTGGTTGGGCAAGAGGATTTTCTAGTATCTGATGCAGGAAAACCCTTGCCTGGGCTGGCCAAAACCTGTGTGTCCTTCAGGGAGATTCTCTGAGCTCTAAAACAGGTTGAGTGCACTCATCTAAGCCTCTCTTTGAAGGGACATAGCTCAGGGTTCCTCTCCTCTGCAaaatttccagcagcacagtgcccttcagctcttccctccttccACAATCCAGCAACAAAATCGGCCAAAAGgctaaaaacagaaataatgaacGACTTATCCATTTTATGCATAAAATCCCTAACTCCTTTCTGACAGGCAATGCAGTTAATTTCCAAGCAGATCTCAGTCACACCAAAACTTTTCTACCAGCACTCTGAAACTTTGGAATAAACAATCCCCAGTGCCTTTCCAGGCACATTTGTGCTGATTCTGCGCTGCTGGAAGCTCAGCGCTGTGCAAGGCTCCTGGAGGAGCCACCTGGAGGTGAATGGGGCTCACGCAAAGGGTGTTTGCCTTCGGAGCAGCACCGGGGGCATCATCAGAGGCTGCTAATTAGGAACTGCCCCAAGATCAACCTGGACAGGGCCAGCACCGTGAAGAGAACGGCAGCCCGGTGGGGAagaaggcagggaaagaggaagaaaggagtCCCTACAAGGGGCCGGAGCCCGGTTCTGAGGGGAAGGAGCGCAGCCCGTGCCCGGGGATgggcagcgcccgccccgctccccgctACCTGCCGGAGCGGCCGCCGGTACCAGCGCTGCGCGAACCCGGCGTCCCTGCCCGGAGACAGATCGGCGCGGAAGCTCCAGAGGCCGCCGAGCTCCCTGCGCTCGCGGGAGGGGGTGTCCCGGGGCTGCAGCATCCCGGCGGGACCGGCCACGAGCCCCGGGAGGAACAGCAACAACACCGGCAGCGCCGGCAGCGGGCATGGaccggccgcgccgccgcctgGAGCCGCCAGCGCCATcttggctgtgggcagggccCGCTGAGGCAGGGGGCGGGGCTGAGTGACGGGGCGGGGCCTCGGCTGAGGGAGAGGGGCGGGGCCGAGGCTGAGGGGAGCCCGGTCCCTGTCGCGATGCGCATTCCTGTCACGATCCCCGTCACTgtcccgatcccgatcccagTCCCGGTCCCGCCCCAGCGCGATGAGCGACTGCAGAGCCCGACAGGCACCGGGTCCTGTCCCACGGTCGCCTCAGGACACAGGCACGAGTGTCCCGGCGTAAAGGCGCCTCCAGGAACTTTCAGGCTCTGTCCTGGATCGCTGGATTTCATTGAGAGGCGAGTGCTCCcattctctcccttcccctccattTCATTTATTACTTAGGGgtttaaatgtatttatcaCCTACCGTTATTACTTATTCATTTGCCTACTTATTTACACTATTTATTTATGTGTCACAGAAtcgtttaggttggaaaaggcctctgagGTCACCAAGTCCGACCTGTGACCCAATACCCCCCCTGGCACCCACATCAGGGCATTGAGTGCCACATAAACTCTtcccttaaacacctccagggtgGTGATTCCACCTCCCTGCATGCACCAACTTGTTCTGAT encodes the following:
- the GUSB gene encoding beta-glucuronidase — its product is MALAAPGGGAAGPCPLPALPVLLLFLPGLVAGPAGMLQPRDTPSRERRELGGLWSFRADLSPGRDAGFAQRWYRRPLRQTGPVIDMPVPASFNDITQDPSLENYIGWVWYEKEVLLPLRWLQGDPAPRVVLRFGSAHYYSIVWVNGVQVVEHEGGHLPFEADISSVVQGSPGSLCRITVALNNTLTPHTLPPGSIQYMADKSRYPKNYFVQNTKFDFFNYAGIHRPVVLYTTPAAYIDDITVTTTSSDSLARVQYQVSVVGSTASSLSLSLRDQEGKVVATGDGPVGELKVLNPNLWWPYLMHENPGYLYSLEVRMQAQLDGALLEDVYTLPVGIRTVHVTSSQFLINGRPFYFHGVNKHEDADIRGKGLDWPLIVKDFNLLRWLGANSFRTSHYPYAEEIMDLCDAYGIAVIDESPGVGIKLPESFGNRSLQHHLAVMEELVRRDKNRPSVVMWSVANEPASELPPAAHYFKTVIAHTKALDPSRPVTFVTDANYALDHGAPYVDVICVNSYFSWYHDPGHLEVIPLQLTAQFENWYKTYQKPIIQSEYGADSVPGLHSDPPMMFSEEYQQAMLREYHSVLDKKRKEYVVGELIWNFADFMTNQGTTRVLGNKKGIFTRQRQPKAAAFVLRDRYWRIANESSCLPPAITSHSLFLK